In Synergistaceae bacterium, the DNA window CTGTTCGATTTCGTTCGGGCCGGCTCCCTGATAGGTAGTGCGGACAAGCACAAAGGGTAATTCAACATCGGGGTAAAGCGTAACGCCTAGTGTGAAATAGCTTGAGATTCCCAGCAGTATCCATATGACAACAGAACACCCGGTAAAGACCGGGTGCGTAATGCAGAACTTTATGAATCCTCTCATGAAAATTTATCCCTCGTTTGAATCGTCCTGCTCAGTTTTCCCCGCAATGCCTACATTACGGACAATCCCGACTCCGTCATAAAGCACCCTGTTCCCGCTGGTGATTAATGCGTCTCCTGCTTTGAGTCCTGACGTTACTATGACTCGTCCCTCGCGGCCTTCTCCTGTCGTTATCTGCGTGAGTTTGGCTTTGTTTCCGTCAGCAACGTAAACTGACTGAGAGTTACCCCTGTAGACTACGACATTTGACGGGATGACAACAACACTCTGCTGTGTGTCGACTCTGAATCTTCCCTCTACGTATGTTCCCGGTAGTATTCCTGAGTTTGCCGGGAGGCCGACTGTTACGGGGTAAAGTCCTGAGCCTGACTGCGCTTCGGGGCTAATGCGCTTCACGAATCCCTGATGTGTTTTGCCGTCTACCCTGATTTCTACTGGCGTGTTCCTGTTGATTCTCGTTATATCTTTCTTTGACACCATCAAATCGGCTTCCATTTCTTTCGGGTCAACGATCGACAGCAACACCGCTCCGGCCTCTGCGATTTCTCCCGGCTCTACATTTCTTGCCGCTACGATTCCGTTGATGGAGGCTTTGAGGCTTGTGCGCTGTAAAGATGACTGCGTACTCTTGAGCGAGGCTTCCGCCGTCTTCATGCGTGAATATGCCGCGTCAACTTCTGACTTTGAGATTCCGCCCTTAGCGTTAAGCTGCTTGAGCCTGTTATAGTTCAGCACTGCCTCATCGTATGCCGTCTGCCCGGACTGAACCTGCGCCCCTCTTGCGGCTACCTGCAATGTGATGAGGGTCTGCCCGGCCTTTACGGGGCTTCCCACGTCAACATTCACAGACCTGACTATTTCGCGCTCGTATGTCGTTATGTTCTGTGTATGCGCGCTCTTTGCCTGGCCGTAATAGCTTCTCCATGTCTCCCAGTCTGATGTCTTTACCGTCTCTGTTTCTACGGGGTATACTGTCTCGGTCTGAGTCTCAAGCGAACGCAGGTTAGCCTCGGCCTGATTTAACTTTGCGCGTACCTGAGTGCTTACGAGGAATCCGACTCCGGCAAGAGCCAGCACCCACAGCAAAATTCTTATGCGTGTAATAATTTTTAGCATAAACTTATATCACCTCTGAGAAAATTTTGATGTTTATTGTGAAACCGCATTATAGCACAGTGAAACATTGTCATATGAAGAAATTGTGAAAGGTGAAAAAGGATTTTGCCGCAGATTTCATGACGGAAAAATATTGCCTGCCTCAAAATTTTTCACGGCAATTTTTATTCTGCAATATACATTCTTTTACTGCTGACAGAAAAATCAATCCCGCGTATTATTTTCTCATTCCAAAAATTTCAAGGAGGCTTCATCACAGTGAAAAGACTCGTAACAGTTTTCATTGCGTTAATTTTCGCGCTGTCTCTGGCGGGAATGTCATCCGCTAAAGATACGTTAGTTGTCGCTGACCAGTACGACGCTACCACGCTTGACCCTATCGGGCATAACGACTACCCGACAAGCCGCGCCTGCTCGCACATCTACGACACGTTAATTTTCCTCAACCCTGACGGAACACTCAGGCCGGGACTGGCTGAGAAGTGGGAATTTCTTTCCGATACGGCCTACAAGATGTACCTGCGTAAGGGCGTAAAGTTCCACAACGGAGACGAAATGACCGCAGAGGACGTGAAATTTTCCCTCGAACGCGCAAAAACTCCGGCAGGCTCTCACATTCACACATACTGCCAAGACTTAGACCACGTTGAAATTGTTGACCCCTACACCGTAATCATTCACCTGAAGAAAGTAAATTATCCGTTCTTCTCGTCTCTCGTCCACAGCTGGGGCAATATCGTCTGCAAGAAAGTCGTTGAGGCCGCCGGCGATGACTACGGTATGAATCCCGTAGGAACAGGGCCGTTCAAGTTTAAGGAATGGGCAAAGGGAGATCACTATACCTTTGAGCGTTTCGATGACTACTGGGGGAACAAGGCGAAATTTGAGACTCTCATAGTCCGTTCGATACCTGAGCCGACAAACCGCACAATCGAGCTTGAGACGGGCGCGGTTGATATTGCGTACCCCGTAACAACAATCGAGCTTGGGCGCATTCAGGATAATGACGAATTAGTGTTACAGCGCAAAGTTATCCCGTCAACAACATACATGGGCTTCAACGTCCACAAGGCACCGTTCGACAACCTGAAAGTGAGACAGGCAATTTTCGCGCTTCTCGACACCGTGAACATTCAGCGGGCGGTTATGAGGGGGGTAGGGCAGACTCCGCGCAGTCTGATTCCTGCCGTAACAAAATACTCAATCAATGATGAGCTTCCCGTTCATGAAAGAGATGTGGAGAAGGCCAAAAAGTTATTTGCTGAAGCAGGAGTTGACCCGACAAAACTGAAGTTCGTCATCCGTTCCAACGAGAGAAAAGAGCGCATAGACATGGCCACGATAATACAGGCTCAGTTAGCTGAGGCCGGCATTCAGACCGAAATTGTCCAGCAGGAATGGGGCGCATATCTCAATGTCCTTCAGCAGAAACAGCACGATGTATTTTTACTCGGCTGGGGATTGTCTGTGCCTGATCCTGATTACGCTGTGGCAGGACTTCTTGAGACAAACGCCGGGACAAATTACACGACATTCTCAGACCCGAAACTTGATGAGATGCTCGCAAAGGGCAGAAGCCTTCCTGACGGCCCGGAGCGTGCGAAAGTCTACAAGGATATGCAGCTCTATATCAATGAGCAGCTCCCGATGATTTACCTGCATAATGACGAGGCAATAGCAGGAGTCCGCAAAATCGTGAAAGGATTCGAGGTTGACCCGTTCGAGGTTCATTCGTTCAGGAATGTTTACTTTGAGGAATAACGAATCAGCGCGGAAAAATTGAATAGCTGACAATGACGGCAGGACTTCAGCACAACACCTGCCGTTAATTTTTTTGCACAAGGAAGTGAAAATTAATGCTGAAATATATTCTGCGCCGTATCATCATGCTTATACCTGTTTTGCTCGGCGTTGCTTTCTGCGTTTTCACACTGCTTTACTTCACGCCCGGAGACCCCGCAAGAATGGTACTCGGCGACCTTGCTACGGATGAGGCAATAAAGGAGTTCCGCGACAAGGAGGGACTCAATGATCCGTTCCTCGTTCAGTTTGGGAATTACGTCTACAAGGCAGTATTCAAAGGCGACATAGGGCGGTCGTACAGCTCAAAGCGTCCCGTAATGCAGGAGATATTGACGGCGTTCCCCTACACGCTGAAATTGTCGGCGTTCGCAATGATTATCGCAATCATAATCGGAATCCCCTGCGGAATAATATCGGCCATAAAACAATACTCATGGTTTGACACAATCACGATGATTTTCGCCATGATCGGACTCTCAATGCCGGTCTTCTGGCTGGGACTGTTACTGATTCTGTTATTCGCCGTGCGTCTGAGGTGGCTTCCGTCGTCGGGGTTCTCAACGTTCAAAGCAATGATTCTCCCTTCAGTCGCATTAGCCGCGCAGAGTATCTCAATGGTAACGAGAATGACGCGCTCCTCAATGCTTGAAGTTATCCGCGCCGACTACATCCGCACAGCCCGCGCAAAGGGTCAGAAGGAAAGTATCGTTATCGGCGTTCATGCCCTGCGGAATGCGTTAATCCCTGTTGTAACGTTATGCGGGTTGCAGTTCGGGCAGTTGTTATCGGGGGCGATTCTCACGGAGAGTATTTTTGCGGTGCCTGGAGTCGGTCGGCTTATGGTCAACGCGATAATGAGCCGCGACTATCCTATGGTGCAGGGCGGAGTCCTGTTTATCGCAATCACATTCAGCATTGTGAATTTGCTGGTCGATTTGCTGTATGCGTACATTGACCCGCGAATCAAGGCCGAATTAAAGTAGGAGGGCATGAGATGACAGAGAAAATTATCCCTGAGTTAGTCCGAAAACGCCGGAGTCCTTTTGCTGACGTAATGTTACGGCTTGCGAGGAGTCCTCTTGCTATGTTCGGGCTTGCGATAATATTCATGCTGGTATTCTGCGCGATATTTGCGGAAATGATTTCGCCCTACAGCCCGATAAAGCAGGACTTGATGCACATGTTCGAGACTCCATCATCGGCGCATTGGCTCGGAACAGACGAATTTGGCCGGGACATTCTGAGTCGTCTGATTTACGGCGCGAGGGTCTCATTGCAGGTCGGATTTATCGCTGTGGGAATCGCGCTTGTGATCGGCGGTATGCTCGGAGCGGTCTCAGGGTATTACAGCGGGAGACTCGACAACTGTATCATGAGAGTGATGGATGTGCTGTTGTCGATTCCTCAAACGTTACTGGCGATTGCGATTGTGGCGGCACTAGGGCCGAGTCTCATGAATCTTATGATAGCGGTAGGAATCTCAGCCGTCCCCACATATGCGAGAATCGTGCGGGGTTCGGTGCTGTCGATTCGGAGTATGGAGTTCATAGAGGCTGCGAGGGCGGCGGGAAGCTCCGACTTACGCATAATCCTCAAGCACATAATCCCAAACAGCATGGCACCCATCATAGTACAGTCAACACTTGGAGTCGCCTCGGCAATCCTGAACGCGGCGGGACTCTCGTTTATCGGTCTCGGAATCCAGCCCCCTAACCCTGAATGGGGCGCAATGTTATCGGGAGGCCGTCAATACATTCGCGATTTCCCGCACATGACTCTATATCCCGGACTCGCAATAATGCTCACGATTCTTGCGCTAAACTTTTTGGGCGACGGACTGAGAGACGCTCTTGACCCGAAATTGAAGAGGTGATGACGAATGAATGACATCATGCTTGACATAAAGAATCTCACGATACATTACAGCACGGAAGGCGGAGTCGTTCACGCTGTTGAAGGTCTGAATCTCACGCTGGGACGCGGTGAATCACTCGGCTTTGTCGGCGAGACAGGCGCGGGGAAAACAACAACCGCCCTCGGAATCATGCGCTTAATCCCTAATCCCCCCGGAAAAATTATGAGCGGTGAAATCATATTCAACGGTGAAAATTTGCTCACTAAGTCCGAGTCGGAAATGCGGAAAATTCGCGGCGAGAAAATAGCAATGATATTCCAAGACCCAATGACGAGCCTAAATCCCGTTATGACTGTCGACAAACAGATAGCCGAAATGATTTCCCTTCACAAAAATGTATCACACTCGGAGGCGTTAAAGCTGGCCGGGGATATGCTTGAGCTTGTTGGGATTCGCCGCGAGAGAATGCACGATTATCCGCACCAGTTTTCCGGCGGAATGAAACAGCGCGTGGTGATTGCGATTGCGCTGGCCTGTGATCCTGAATTGCTGATTGCTGACGAACCTACTACAGCACTTGACGTTACTATTCAAGCGCAGGTGTTAGAGCTGATGAAGGAACTGAAGCAAAAATTTTCGGCCTCAATGATTCTCATCACTCACGACTTGGGAATAGTTGCGGACATCTGCGACAAAGTTGCGATAATGTACGCCGGGCGGGTTGTGGAATATGCCGACAAAAGATCGCTCTACACGAATCCCATTCACCCATACACGCGGGGATTGTTCCGTTCAGTGCCGGATATTGATGAAGATGTTGACGAACTTCCCGTGATACCCGGCCTAATGCCTGACCCTGTGAATCTTCCGCCGGGCTGTGCGTTTCACCCCCGTTGCAGTATGGCGACAGAGGAATGCGCGAAAGTCCGTCCCGATATGCAGGAGGCGGAGCCGGGACATTTTGCGGCGTGTCCTTTCTGCGTCAAGAAATTTCTTAACGGGGAGGCGTTGTAGATGTCAGACGCATATATACGAGTCGAGAACCTCAAGAAATATTTTGCGACAAAACGCGGAATGTTACACGCTGTTGATGATGTCAGCTTTGAGATAATGAAGGGTGAAACTCTCGGCCTTGTCGGTGAGTCGGGCTGCGGAAAATCGACATTAGGGCGGTGCTTGATACGTTTGCTTGACAGCACATCGGGAAAAGTTTTGCTGAAGAATCCGAATGATGACGGCTACACGGACGTAACGAAAGCGAGTCCCCGCGAGATGAAAGAATTACGCAAGCGTGTGCAGATAGTATTTCAGGATCCGTACTCATGTTTGAATCCGCGCTTGTCCGTCTGGGAATTAATCGCAGAGCCGTTAATCGTCAACAACATTTACAGCGACAAAAACGAAATGAGGAAGCGAATCCGCTCATTGATGGACACAGTTGGACTCGCTGAACGACTCGAAAATAGTTACCCTCATGAATTAGACGGAGGAAGGAGACAGCGAATCGGAATCGCCCGGTCTCTTGCGCTTAACCCGGAATTTATTGTGCTTGATGAGCCTGTTTCGGCGTTGGACGTTTGCATTCAGGCGCAAATTCTGAATCTCTTGAACGCATTGCAGAAGGAGTACAAATACACCTATGTGTTTATCTCCCACAATTTGAGCGTAGTCCGCCATGTCTCAGACCGAATCGCAGTAATGTATCTCGGTCAGATTGTCGAGCTTTCAGAGTACAAAGAGTTATTCAGCAAGCCCCTTCACCCGTACACGCAGGCGTTACTGTCAGCAATTCCACTCGCAAAACTGGACGTAAGGCGCGAAAGGATTATACTTGAAGGCGATGTGCCGAGTCCGATTGAGCCTCCGCAGGCGTGCAGGTTCGCGGGGAGATGCCGTTACGCGCAGGAAATTTGCCGGAACACTCCGCCCGCATTGAGGGAGATTTTGCCCGGACATTTTGCGGCATGTCATTACGCAAAGGAGACGCAATAATGTACACAACGTTAGAACACTTCCTGAAGTATGTTACGTATGATACACAGTCAGACGAGAAAGCCGGGTTAGCGGGAAAAGTCCCAAGCACCGACACACAGTGGGAATTAGCCCGCGAAATGGAGAAGGAATTGACCGAGCGCGGATTCGTGAATGTCTCAGTCAGCGAAAATTGCTACGTAATGGGAACATTGCCCGCCAACACAGACAGGAAAATTCCCGCAATAGGATTCATTACCCACATGGACACAGCTGCGGAAGCCTCCGGGAAAAATGTGAAGGCCAGAGTCGTCAAGAACTATGACGGGGGGAATATCGTCCTCAATGATGCGTTGAACGTCATAATGTCGCCGGAAGATTTCCCATTCATGAAGGATTACATCGGCCATGATTTAGTTGTTACGGACGGCACGACTCTTTTAGGGGCTGACGACAAAGCCGGGATGGCTGAAGTTATGGGTGCGGTTGACTGGATAATCGCTCATCCTGAGTTTGAGCACGGAAAAATCTGTGTTGCCTTCACGCCTGACGAGGAAATAAGCGAGCTTGCGAGTCATCTCGACATTGAGAGATTCGGGGCGGATTTCGCGTACACACTTGACGGCGGTTCACTCGGTGAAATCAGCTATGAGAACTTCAACGCCGCAAGCGCAACCGTAAACATACATGGCCGCTCCGTACATCCCGGTTCAGCAAAAGGACTCATGTTAAGCGCGGTAATGATGGGAAATGAATTTCTGTCGATGTTCCCGGCCCACGAGACTCCCGCAACGACTGAGAAATACGAGGGCTACTATCACTGCCTGACGTTTCACGGAGACACGGAGAACGCAGAGCTTCACTTTATCATTCGCGACCACGACATGAAGAAATTTGAGGCGCGGAAGAAATTTTTTGCCGACTGCGTAGACTGGATGAGGAAGAAATACGGCGCGGAAAGATTCGATCTCGAAATGCACGATCAGTATTACAACATGCGCGAGAAACTCGACGGACATATGCACATCGTTGACCTTGCTGTGAACGCAATGAAGGAAATCGGGATTGAGCCGTACTTCAAAGCCATGCGCGGAGGGACTGACGGAGCCGCGCTGACATGGAGAGGGTTAATCACGCCGAATATTTTTATCGGAGGCCACAACTATCACGGGCGGTATGAATTTGTGTCGGTTCAGGTCATGGAGAAGGCAACAGAGACCGTCATAAAGATTCTGGAGCTTGCTGCGAAAACAAAATAGGGATTATAGGTTAGCGGTTAGGGCGCGGATTTTTTCTGTCCCCTAACCCCTACCCCCTGTTCCCTATACATCATAAGGAGCTGAGATTCACACATGGCATTGAGAGATTACCAGCTTAAAGCGATACGCGAGACATACAAATGGCTGCGAGAACATGACGGAAATCCCTGCATAGTAGCTCCGACAGGCTCAGGAAAAGCACACATCATAGCGGGCTTCTGCGAGGACATTTTACGCAAGAAGGCTGACGCGAAAATTCTAGTCCTCTCTCACGTGAAAGAGTTGTTAGTACAGGACGCGGAGAAAATCCGACTCGCATGGCCGGAAGCACCCATAGGAATCTACAGCGCGGGACTCGGCACAAAGCAGACCGACTCAATCACAGTAGCAGGGATCCAATCTATATGGCGGAAACCTTATGAGCTTGGCCGGATTGATGTCGTAATCATCGATGAGGCTCACATGATTCAGAATGAAGACGAGGGAATGTACCGCCGTTTATTGTCATCACTTCAGGAAATTAACCCTAAAATCCGCATGATAGGACTCACCGCGACACCCTACAGATTAGGGCAGGGGTTATTGACTGAGGGCGACAACGCTATATTCCAGGCGTTAATCGAACCCGTAACAATTGAAGAGCTTGTACAGAGGAAATTTCTTGCGCGACTGACATCAACATTCACAGACCTGAAAATGAATGTCGAGGGCATAAAGAAAGTACAGGGGGACTACGAGAAGCAGGAGCTTGAGTCCCGCGTCAACAGCTCAGACATTAACGCCAAAGTTGTCGCTGAGACTATACGCCGCGCCGGAAACCGTACAGCGTGGTTAGTGTTCTGCGTGAGTATCTCACACGCCGAAAAGATGAGGGACGAATTTATAGCGCAGGGAGTCAGGGCTGAGGCTATCACAAGCAAAACGACATCAGAGCAGCGCGCGAGGATATTCGCGGACTTCAAAGCGGGGAAAATCCGGGCGGTAACAAACGTAGGAGTCGCCACAACGGGATTCGATTACCCTGATATTGACGTTATCGTGATGGCTCGTCCGACTCTGTCGCCGGGACTCTATATTCAGATGAGCGGGCGAGGAATGCGCGTCAAAAGTCCGGGGCATCATCAGGATTGCTTAGTGTTAGACTTTGCCGGGAACATTGCCCGTCATGGTGCCGTAACGAAAATCATTCCCCCCCGAAGAACCGTAAAGGCCGGGAAAAAGTCCCAGGAGCTTGGCGACATGTTCAAGATCTGTCCCAAGTGTCATAAGACCGTCATGAAGCGGGCGCGGGAGTGCGTTCACTGCGGGCATATCTTCAGCGAACTGTCAGATTTGAACGTAAACGAGGACATAATGGAGGGCGTGAATGATTCTGCGGCTGAGACTCAGGAAACACCGCCGGGGTTTACGCGTATGAAGGTGGCTTACTGGTACTGGAAAGTAGTTTACCGGAAGAAAGACAGAATGCCGATGATAAGAGTCGATTTTTACGGAGAAGACAAATTGCAGGGGCCTAAACAGTTATTCTTGTACATCATGGATGAGGACAAATCAATGAAGGAACGCGCATACAGGATGATAAAAAGCCTTCTGCAGGGAGTAAAAATCCCGGAGCTTGAAAAATTTGACAGCGCGAGAATCCTTTACGAGCTTTGCGAAACTGTGAAGAACAATTTCACGCCGCCTTCATGGATTGAGTACAGAATCGAGGACAGGCACGACAGTCATTTTCACTGCATAATACCTAAATGGGGCTGGGACGAGTAAGAAAAATCCCCTTCCCGAAAATCTCAGGAGGGGGATAATTTTATGTCCTTCCGCCGTTCCACATGTCCTCAAGCCTGACTATCGTAAAGCCCCTGCGCTGAAGCTCCCGGATGATTCGCGGCAGTGCCTCTACAGTGTTGGGAGTCCCGGAATGCATGAGGATAATATCACCGTTTCGGACGCTCCCGGCAATTACGTTGTAGATTTCTTCAGGAGGCCGGCCGGTGTAGTCGGCAGTGTTGAGGCTCCACAGTCCCAGCTTCAGATTCATGCGCCTCATAGCGTTAAATATCTCCATGTTGTAATGTCCTCCGGGCGGGCGGAGAAAACGTGTCTTCCTTATGCCGAGATTTTCGAGTACCTCATCGCACCTTTCTGCCTGCCGGACAATGTGCGCCGTGTGATCTTGGTATAACCGCGGGTGAGTGTAGGTATGATTGGCGATTTCGTAGCCCTGATAACTGAGCATGAGTGTAATATTGCTGTAGCGTTCGGCGAATTTTCCCACAAGAAAGAATGTCGCTTTTACGTCAAAACTTGAGAGTACCGCGTCAAGCTCCTGCATTCCCGTTTCACGCGGGCCGTCGTCGAACGTAAGCACTACTTCCCGTATGAATGGATTGCCCTTAGCGATTCCGTATTTTTCGCGCTCGTCAGTCAGAGGCCCCCATTCTATGAATATGAACACAGCAAGAAAGAGAAGCATAATTCTGCGTAACATAACTAATTTCCCCTACGTAATATTTTCGATATGCTGATTATAGCATTAGGGCAAAAAAAATCCCCCTCACCAATCACGGCAAGGGGGGAAAATATTTCCGTATTACTTCCTGAAGGGGGCAAGCAGATCCTCATCCCAGCCAACCGGCCTGAAGAACCCTCCGTATAATTCCGCAAGATGATTCCTCATTGCCTCGCTCTGATACGCCTTCACGACTTTCTCATACGCCGCAAATTTCACGGGGTCAGAAAGGTCAGCGGTACGGGCGGCGATTAAGTTCCAGTACTCTTTCTCGCGTGCCTGGTCAGCAAATACAGCGTCAGAAGCCTTCAGACCGTAATCAAGCGCGTATGTATCATTGATTACCCCCGCCGCAACATCGGGAAGCGCAGAAGGTATCGTGTTGGCGGCAAGCTCCTGAAGCGTGATTTTCTTGCTATAGGACGCTATATCTTCCTTTGTCGGGTTGAACCCTGCGCCTTCTTTCAGCGTGATTAGCCCGGAAGTAGCAAGCACCTTTATCGCCCGGCCTCCGTTTGTCGGGTCATTCGGGATAGCTATCACATCGCCGTCTTTGATTTCGTCAAGCGTCTTGATTTTGATGGAGTAGAGATTCAGAGGAACGACAAATGTATTGGCTATGTTCGTGAGCTTATAGCCCCGGCTCTGAAGCTCGTCCGCAAGATATATCCTGTGCTGGAATCCGTTCAGGTCTATATCTCCGTCATCAAGTGCCCTGTTCGGCGTAACATAGTCCGTGAACTGTATCACCTCAAGATTTATGCCCTCTTTCGCGAGCATTTCTTTGACGGGCTGCCACATCTCATCGTAAACGCTACCGGTAACGCCGAGCCTCACAGTTACGTCAGCAAACGCACTCACCGAAAGCGCAAGCACTAACACAAACGACAGCAGAAATTTTCTTGCCATGATTCTTTACTTCCTTCCGTGAAAATTTACGTGATATTTTACCGCTTAATGTGTATTTTTTCGCGCGAAATATTCTCCGAGCCACTGTACGAGGCTCACTCCCGCCACAAGAACGCCCACAACTACCCACGTTATATCCTGCATGTTTCTGTCATGGCCGTAGCGTATCGCGAAATCCCCTAATCCCCCCGCACCGACTGCCCCGGCCATCGCAGTCAGTCCCAGCAGGCTTATGATTGTTATCGTTATCGCACGGATTATAGGCGCAAGGCTCTCACGGAGATATACCCGGAATATCACCTCAAACGGACTCGATCCCATCGACAATGCCGCCTCAACGAGTCCCTTCTCGGTTTGGGCTAATGCGCTCTCTACCTGCCGTGCGAAAAACGGAGTCGCCCCGAAAACTAGCGGCACAATCACGCCCCGGACATATATCGCCGTTCCCATTATGGCGCGGGACAATGGCATTAACGCCGTAAGCAGAATGATAAACGGAATGGAGCGGAAAAGGTTAATGATTTTGTCGAGTACCTGATATACAGTTCTGCTCTCCATGATTCCGCCGGGCTTTGTTACGGTCAGTATTATCCCAAAAATCAGTCCCAGCACGAAAATTATCGCCCCTGACCATGCCTCCATAAGCAATGTGTCTCCGCAGGCTCTCCAAAATTCCGGCAGGCGTTTCATAAGGTTAGGCAGTAATTCTTGCATCGTTCAGAACCTCCACGCGAATATTTTTGTCAACGTAATACTGAATAGCCCGGTCAATCTTTTCACTTTCACCGCTGAATATTACGACAGTCCCGCCGACCATAGCACCCGCTACAATTTCAACATCAGCAAGAACAATATTAATCTCAATGTCGAACGCCCTCGACGCATACGAGATTAACGGCTCTGAAACGTCAGCATGTACATAAATCAATCTCGCCATGACCTGACCGGGTTTCACTTTCACGATTGGCGAGTCGTCAGCTATGAGGGTCTCAATTTTCGACAGGTTGGACGTTGTGCGGACGAAATTTTTTGTTACGGGGTGCTTAGGGGATGAGAATATCTCGAAAACGTCGCCGGACTCGATTATTTTCCCTGCGTCCATAACTGCGGCTTTCCGGCAGATATTTTTGACGACTTCCATTTCATGAGTGATTACTACGATTGTTAGTCCTAATTTGCGGTTAAGGTCTTTGAGGAGCTGAAGTATTGCGCCTGTTGTCTGAGGGTCAAGTGCGCTCGTTGCCTCATCGCAAAGAAGTATGCCGGGGTCATTGGCGAGTGCTCTTGCGATTGCGACTCTCTGTTTCTGCCCGCCGGATAATTCTGAGGGGTAAGCGTTCTCCTTGTCGGGAATGTCTACGAGGGCGAGAAGCTCCCGGACTTTTGCGCGTATTTCGTCATGCGTCATTCCGCGCAGGGGGTATGCTACATTCTGCAGGACTGTCCGCGAGGGCATAAGGTTAAACTGCTGGAATATCATCCCGATTTTTGTGCGGGCCTTGTAGAGTTCTTTCGGCTTCAGCGTCATCATCTCAATACCGTTAATTTTGACGCTGCCGGAGTCGGGTCGCTCAAGAAGATTTATGCACCGCACAAGCGTTGACTTCCCCGCCCCGGAGAATCCTATTATCCCGTAAATGTCGCCGTCATTAACTGTGAGTGATACGTCATTGACCGCGTGAATGGATTTGTCTTTGTCCGCGTGAAAACTCTTCACTATGTGTTCAAGCTCAATCAATGAATTTTATTCCTCCTGTGAAAATTTTGCAGGGACATTACATAACACAGGCCGCGAAATTCCGCAAGGGTAAGGCGGCGGATATTCAGAAGGGTAGAAACATGGTATTATTTGAATTGTAATCCTACAGGCAAGAAAAAAATTTTTCACATATAACTTTACACAATTATACCATCATTCAAGGAGGTAGTGCCATGATATTCGGCGCGATTGTTGGCGATGTTGTCGGAAGCCCCTACGAGTTCAATAACATAAAGACGAAAAATTTTCCCCTCGTAACAGATGAGTCATTCCTCACTGACGACTCAATAATGACCCTGGCGATTGCCGATGCCCTAATGAAATTCCCGAAAGGAAGCGAGATTGACGGCGCGGAATTTGAGCGGGCTGTTACGGAGTCGATGAGGAGATTCGGCAGGCGTTAC includes these proteins:
- a CDS encoding efflux RND transporter periplasmic adaptor subunit; the encoded protein is MLKIITRIRILLWVLALAGVGFLVSTQVRAKLNQAEANLRSLETQTETVYPVETETVKTSDWETWRSYYGQAKSAHTQNITTYEREIVRSVNVDVGSPVKAGQTLITLQVAARGAQVQSGQTAYDEAVLNYNRLKQLNAKGGISKSEVDAAYSRMKTAEASLKSTQSSLQRTSLKASINGIVAARNVEPGEIAEAGAVLLSIVDPKEMEADLMVSKKDITRINRNTPVEIRVDGKTHQGFVKRISPEAQSGSGLYPVTVGLPANSGILPGTYVEGRFRVDTQQSVVVIPSNVVVYRGNSQSVYVADGNKAKLTQITTGEGREGRVIVTSGLKAGDALITSGNRVLYDGVGIVRNVGIAGKTEQDDSNEG
- a CDS encoding ABC transporter substrate-binding protein, with product MKRLVTVFIALIFALSLAGMSSAKDTLVVADQYDATTLDPIGHNDYPTSRACSHIYDTLIFLNPDGTLRPGLAEKWEFLSDTAYKMYLRKGVKFHNGDEMTAEDVKFSLERAKTPAGSHIHTYCQDLDHVEIVDPYTVIIHLKKVNYPFFSSLVHSWGNIVCKKVVEAAGDDYGMNPVGTGPFKFKEWAKGDHYTFERFDDYWGNKAKFETLIVRSIPEPTNRTIELETGAVDIAYPVTTIELGRIQDNDELVLQRKVIPSTTYMGFNVHKAPFDNLKVRQAIFALLDTVNIQRAVMRGVGQTPRSLIPAVTKYSINDELPVHERDVEKAKKLFAEAGVDPTKLKFVIRSNERKERIDMATIIQAQLAEAGIQTEIVQQEWGAYLNVLQQKQHDVFLLGWGLSVPDPDYAVAGLLETNAGTNYTTFSDPKLDEMLAKGRSLPDGPERAKVYKDMQLYINEQLPMIYLHNDEAIAGVRKIVKGFEVDPFEVHSFRNVYFEE
- a CDS encoding ABC transporter permease — protein: MLKYILRRIIMLIPVLLGVAFCVFTLLYFTPGDPARMVLGDLATDEAIKEFRDKEGLNDPFLVQFGNYVYKAVFKGDIGRSYSSKRPVMQEILTAFPYTLKLSAFAMIIAIIIGIPCGIISAIKQYSWFDTITMIFAMIGLSMPVFWLGLLLILLFAVRLRWLPSSGFSTFKAMILPSVALAAQSISMVTRMTRSSMLEVIRADYIRTARAKGQKESIVIGVHALRNALIPVVTLCGLQFGQLLSGAILTESIFAVPGVGRLMVNAIMSRDYPMVQGGVLFIAITFSIVNLLVDLLYAYIDPRIKAELK
- a CDS encoding ABC transporter permease, which produces MTEKIIPELVRKRRSPFADVMLRLARSPLAMFGLAIIFMLVFCAIFAEMISPYSPIKQDLMHMFETPSSAHWLGTDEFGRDILSRLIYGARVSLQVGFIAVGIALVIGGMLGAVSGYYSGRLDNCIMRVMDVLLSIPQTLLAIAIVAALGPSLMNLMIAVGISAVPTYARIVRGSVLSIRSMEFIEAARAAGSSDLRIILKHIIPNSMAPIIVQSTLGVASAILNAAGLSFIGLGIQPPNPEWGAMLSGGRQYIRDFPHMTLYPGLAIMLTILALNFLGDGLRDALDPKLKR
- a CDS encoding ABC transporter ATP-binding protein, coding for MNDIMLDIKNLTIHYSTEGGVVHAVEGLNLTLGRGESLGFVGETGAGKTTTALGIMRLIPNPPGKIMSGEIIFNGENLLTKSESEMRKIRGEKIAMIFQDPMTSLNPVMTVDKQIAEMISLHKNVSHSEALKLAGDMLELVGIRRERMHDYPHQFSGGMKQRVVIAIALACDPELLIADEPTTALDVTIQAQVLELMKELKQKFSASMILITHDLGIVADICDKVAIMYAGRVVEYADKRSLYTNPIHPYTRGLFRSVPDIDEDVDELPVIPGLMPDPVNLPPGCAFHPRCSMATEECAKVRPDMQEAEPGHFAACPFCVKKFLNGEAL